Proteins co-encoded in one Gemmatimonadota bacterium genomic window:
- the thiO gene encoding glycine oxidase ThiO — MKTDVVIVGAGVIGLSIAYELLCRGTSVTLVDPGDPGKEASWAAAGVLAPQGARPVNRAYLDLCLAGLDMYADWSAVLLEETGINVEYRTEAGLQVAFDDEESEELDRRYRHQQDLGLPVEQLTGEEVRALEPMLSPDTRCGLRFERMHQVENRRLVQALVAAVRARGGVFRIGNPVVDLIVRRNRAAGVVVPGERIGAKRVVVAAGAWSGLLKWIQDSPPPVQPVRGQMVCVDGSAIPPLGRVVYGMEQYLVPRRDGRVLIGATVEKTGFDASVTAGGVSDVIKEGLRMAPVLAEAPVVETWAGLRPMAKDGKPILGPARCPLPWLRSWRIVSTGRKRGARCAARGAWRTVRGAP, encoded by the coding sequence ATGAAAACGGACGTTGTCATCGTAGGCGCAGGCGTGATCGGACTATCCATCGCCTACGAACTGCTGTGCCGCGGGACGAGCGTAACTCTCGTAGATCCGGGCGATCCGGGCAAGGAAGCTTCCTGGGCCGCCGCCGGTGTACTTGCGCCGCAGGGCGCCCGTCCGGTTAACCGGGCCTATCTCGACCTGTGCCTGGCGGGCCTGGATATGTACGCCGACTGGTCCGCCGTACTGCTCGAGGAAACCGGCATAAACGTCGAGTACCGGACCGAAGCAGGGCTGCAGGTCGCCTTCGACGACGAGGAATCTGAAGAGCTGGACCGGAGATACCGTCATCAGCAGGATCTGGGTCTTCCGGTCGAGCAACTCACCGGCGAAGAGGTACGCGCGCTCGAGCCCATGCTGTCGCCCGATACACGGTGCGGCCTGCGCTTCGAAAGGATGCACCAGGTGGAGAACCGGCGGCTGGTCCAGGCCCTGGTCGCCGCCGTCAGGGCCCGTGGAGGGGTATTCCGAATCGGGAACCCGGTCGTCGACCTGATCGTACGGAGGAACCGGGCGGCCGGCGTCGTCGTCCCCGGCGAACGCATCGGAGCCAAACGCGTGGTGGTCGCGGCCGGCGCCTGGTCCGGCCTGCTGAAGTGGATCCAGGACTCACCGCCGCCGGTCCAGCCCGTGCGGGGCCAGATGGTCTGCGTCGACGGAAGTGCCATCCCACCCCTGGGCCGCGTCGTCTACGGCATGGAACAGTACCTTGTTCCCCGCAGGGACGGCCGCGTGTTAATAGGCGCCACGGTGGAGAAGACCGGGTTCGACGCCAGCGTGACCGCGGGTGGTGTGTCCGATGTGATCAAGGAGGGGCTGCGCATGGCGCCCGTACTGGCGGAAGCACCGGTCGTGGAAACCTGGGCGGGACTGCGTCCCATGGCAAAGGACGGTAAACCCATTCTCGGCCCGGCGCGGTGCCCGCTTCCATGGCTCCGTTCCTGGCGGATCGTTTCGACCGGTAGAAAGCGCGGCGCGCGGTGTGCGGCGCGCGGTGCGTGGCGCACGGTGCGCGGCGCGCCTTGA
- a CDS encoding Gfo/Idh/MocA family oxidoreductase, whose translation MNMDLEYRPVLGTKLDYGIGIIGAGGIVNAAHLPAYRKAGFNVIGLTDKDVDKANQTARVFEVPKVFPTVDSLLDDPAVEIVDIAVPPWHQKELVRKATAAGKHLLCQKPLSNVYTEAVEIVEMAEERGVKLAVNQQMRWDQAVRASRTLLNRGLLGEPASAVIDVSILTEWRAWPWVLEAEGLDLMFHSIHYFDSMRSLFGDPVRVWSSGASYPGHVATGETRTITVFEYSDTFQALVSVNHNNWTEECFATLRIDGTEGYAAGTFGLLYDYPHGRPDTIAWCSRKLDAGRTINNRFEERWIPDSFIGPMGELMSSIEQDRLPETNGRDNLKTLQLVNAGYRSMAEHRAVDPSEIG comes from the coding sequence ATGAACATGGATCTGGAATACCGCCCCGTACTGGGCACGAAACTGGACTATGGAATCGGCATCATCGGGGCGGGCGGGATCGTAAACGCCGCGCACCTCCCCGCCTACCGGAAGGCGGGTTTCAACGTGATCGGGTTGACGGACAAGGATGTCGACAAGGCCAACCAGACTGCCCGGGTTTTCGAGGTGCCTAAGGTATTTCCTACCGTGGATTCGCTGCTCGACGACCCCGCTGTCGAGATCGTGGACATCGCCGTTCCGCCCTGGCACCAGAAGGAACTCGTCCGGAAGGCGACGGCGGCCGGCAAGCACCTGCTCTGCCAGAAACCACTTTCAAACGTATACACCGAAGCCGTTGAGATCGTGGAGATGGCGGAGGAACGCGGCGTAAAGCTGGCCGTGAACCAGCAGATGCGGTGGGACCAGGCGGTGAGGGCGTCCCGTACGCTGCTGAACCGCGGGTTGCTGGGTGAACCCGCTTCGGCCGTGATCGACGTGAGCATCCTGACCGAATGGCGGGCCTGGCCCTGGGTCCTCGAGGCCGAGGGACTCGACCTGATGTTCCACAGTATTCATTACTTCGACAGCATGCGTTCCCTTTTCGGAGACCCCGTGCGCGTCTGGTCGTCCGGCGCCTCCTATCCCGGGCATGTGGCGACCGGCGAAACACGGACCATCACGGTGTTTGAGTACTCGGACACCTTCCAGGCCCTGGTGTCCGTCAACCACAACAACTGGACGGAGGAGTGCTTTGCGACGCTGCGCATTGACGGGACGGAAGGATACGCCGCGGGGACTTTCGGCCTGCTGTACGACTATCCACACGGCCGGCCGGACACAATAGCATGGTGCAGCCGGAAGCTCGATGCCGGCAGGACCATCAATAACCGGTTCGAAGAGCGGTGGATACCCGACTCCTTCATCGGTCCCATGGGCGAACTGATGTCCTCCATCGAACAGGACCGGCTTCCCGAGACTAACGGGCGGGACAACCTCAAGACGCTTCAGCTGGTCAATGCCGGCTACCGGTCCATGGCGGAACACCGGGCTGTGGATCCGAGCGAAATTGGATAG
- a CDS encoding threonine/serine dehydratase gives MPTHPTLADIQKAHRFLNQHLSPTPMYRSAAFSEALGLELHIKYENFQPIRSFKVRGGLYTMSLLDDAQRARGVTTASTGNHGQGIAYGGGVMGVPVTVVVPHGTPEVKSDAIRRLGAELVVHGETIADGFARSREIAEETGMVYIEDGEDFGLMAGAGTIGLEIVEDLPDVDAVVLPVGGGNLIAGVGAAIKATQPDVRLIGVQAHNAPSVYRSWQEGRTVTTATCDTFAGGLATTYPGGLAFDVLKDRVDEMHLVTEEEMKQAIPVVLEHTGFIAEGAAAAVFALCMREASSWRGQRVAALFSGGNLGMDGVRDMIRSLNEQRPA, from the coding sequence ATGCCCACCCACCCCACGCTGGCCGATATCCAAAAGGCACACCGTTTCCTCAACCAACACCTGTCTCCGACGCCCATGTACCGGTCCGCCGCGTTCAGCGAGGCCCTGGGGCTGGAACTCCACATAAAGTACGAGAATTTCCAGCCGATCCGCTCCTTCAAGGTGAGGGGCGGGTTGTACACCATGTCCCTGCTCGACGATGCGCAGCGCGCCAGGGGCGTCACCACGGCGTCCACCGGCAACCATGGCCAGGGCATTGCCTACGGCGGAGGCGTGATGGGCGTTCCCGTCACGGTGGTCGTGCCCCACGGAACACCCGAGGTGAAGAGCGACGCCATCCGCCGCCTCGGCGCCGAGCTGGTCGTCCACGGGGAAACGATTGCCGACGGATTCGCGCGGTCCCGGGAGATCGCGGAAGAGACCGGCATGGTGTACATCGAAGACGGTGAGGACTTCGGCCTCATGGCGGGCGCGGGCACCATCGGCCTGGAGATCGTGGAGGATCTGCCGGACGTGGACGCGGTGGTGCTGCCCGTGGGCGGCGGCAACCTGATCGCGGGTGTGGGCGCGGCCATCAAGGCCACCCAACCGGACGTTCGTCTCATCGGCGTCCAGGCGCACAACGCGCCGTCGGTTTACCGGTCCTGGCAGGAAGGCCGGACCGTGACCACGGCGACCTGCGACACCTTCGCCGGGGGACTGGCGACGACCTATCCAGGCGGCCTGGCCTTCGACGTCCTGAAAGACCGGGTCGACGAAATGCATCTCGTCACCGAGGAAGAGATGAAGCAGGCGATCCCCGTCGTCCTGGAACACACCGGGTTCATCGCGGAAGGTGCGGCCGCGGCGGTGTTCGCCCTGTGCATGCGCGAGGCGTCGTCGTGGCGGGGCCAGCGCGTCGCCGCGCTGTTCAGCGGCGGCAATCTCGGGATGGACGGCGTGCGCGATATGATCCGGAGCTTGAACGAACAGCGGCCTGCTTAG